In Streptomyces sp. 71268, the DNA window CCTGGCCGTCGGCGGCACGCTGCCCGCGCCGGCCGCCGCCGACCGGGGCTCCCGGGACGTCGTGCACCAGGGGCTCGAACGCCTGGTCCGCGAGGACCGGTACCCCGCCGCGCTGGCCGCCACCACACGCCCCGACGGCCGGGTGCGGGACTACGCGGTCGGCGTCGCCGACCTGCGGACGGGGGCCAGGGCGCCGCTCGACGGCCGGGTGCGGGTGGGGAGCAACACCAAGGCGTTCACCGCGACGGTCGTCCTCCAGTTGGTCGGCGAGGGGAAGGTCTCGCTCGACGCCCCCGTCGAGAGGTACCTGCCGCGCCTGGTGCGCGGCGACGGCATCGACGGCCGCCGCATCACGGTCCGCCACATCCTCCAGCACACCAGCGGGTTGCCGGACTACGTCCCGTACATCGAGGACCTCACCGGCAAGGGGCGCCACACCTACGTCCAGCCCCGCACCACGCTCGACCTGGGCCTCGCGCACAAGGCACTGTTCGCCCCCGGGAAGGGGTGGTCGTACAGCAACACCAACTACACGCTCGCCGGCCTGATCATCGAGAAGGTCACCGGGCGGCCCCTGGCCGAGCAGATCACCCGCCGCGTCATCGACCGCGTCGGGCTGCGCGACACCTACTTCCCCGGCGTCGGCGACGAGCGCATCCGTGGGGCGCACCCCAGGGGGTACTTCGCCGAGCGGCCCGGTGCGCCGCTGGACGACATCACGAGGATGGACCCCTCCTGGGGCTGGGCCGCCGGGCAGCTCATCTCCACCCCGTCCGACCTGAACCGGTTCTACGCGGCCCTGTTCGGCGGCGAGTTGCTGGCCCCGACCCAGTTGGCGCAGATGCGCACCACCGTCGCCACCCCCGACGGCGCTCTGTGGCCCGGCGCCCGGTACGGGCTCGGCGTCATCAGCACGCCGCTGAGCTGCGGCGGCCTGGCGTGGGGGCACGGCGGCAACATCCCCGGCTACCAGACCAGCGGTGGCAGGACGGACGACGGCCGCGCCGTGTCGATCGCCGTCACGGCAGACACGCCCACGGTCGCGGACGGCCCGCACCACGTCCTGGCCCTGGTGGACGCGGCGCTGTGCCGGTGAGGAACCGCCGGGGTCGGTGAGCGCGGGAGCCGGCCAACGCCGGGGGCGCTCGGCCTGTGGAAGGCGCAACTCCCGCGTCCCGTTAGGCCGTTGAGGTCGTGCGAAGATCGGCCACCCCGGGCACCGGGCCAAAAACCCGGCGGCGTTCGCGCGCGGTCACGGGCAGGATGGGAGGGTCCTGCCCGCCCGGGCGCCGGGGACGCGGCGAGCGGCTGACGGCGCGGGCGGTGGGGCCGACCGATGCACAGGCCGGATCCGCCCTCGGTGGCGTGCGCCGGCGCGAGAGGGGGACCGGTGGGGAGCACGACGGGGGAGCGCGGGCGCGGCGGGTGGGCGTCCAGACGGGCGCGGCTGGGGGTGGGCCTCGGCGTGGTGGTGGCGGTCGCGGCGGGAGCGGTGGCCACGGCCACCGGTACGGCGTCGGGCCGCTCCGAGGTGGACCGGCGCGAGCTGCGGCGGGACACCAACGCGGTGCACGTGGCCGGCGGCACCGGGGTGTTGGCGGAGGTGCGCACCTCGGACGGCCGGGCCGCGGCCCGCGCGGGCGACGGGAACGTGGCCACGCGGCGGCCGGTGCCGTGGCGCGCGTACTACCGCGTCGGCGGCGTCGGCCGGCCGTTCGCGGCCGTGGTGGCGCTCCAACTCGTCGGCGAGGGCAGGCTGCGGCTGGCCGACCCAGTGGAGCGGGTGCTGCCCGGCGTGGTGAGCGGGCACGGCAACGACGGCACCCGGATCACGGTGGCCGACCTGCTGCGCCACACCAGCGGGCTCACCGACTACGCCGACCAACTGCCGGGGGCCCGCGAACTCACGCCGCGCGCGTTCCAGACCAGGCGCCTCACCGCGTACGAACCGGCGGAGCTGGTGCGACTCGCGATGGCGCGCGGGCCGAGGTGGCAGCCCGATCCCAGCGCGCCGGTGGCGACCAAGCGTTGGGGCTACTCCCGCACCAACGACCTGCTCGTCGACATGGTCATCGAGAAGGTCACGGGCCGACCGGTCGCGCGGGAGATCCACGACCGGGTGATCGCCAGGCTCGGGCTGCGGCACACGTTCACCGCCGGCGCGTCCGCGCACCTGCCGCGCCCGGCGGCCACCGGCTACACCCGCTTCCCGGACACCGACCAGCTCACCGACACCTCGGTGTTCGTGCCGCTGCCGGACACCTCCGTCGTCAGCACCACCGGCGACGTCGCGGAGTTCTTCCGCGCGCTCTTCGACGGGCGGCTGCTCGGCGAGGCGGAGCTGGCCCGGCTGAGGGAGACCACGGCCGCGCGGGACGGGCGGGTGGGCGGGTCCGGCGTGCGGTTCGGGCTCGGCGTGTACTGGCGGCCGGTCGCCGGGTGCGACGCGGGCGTCTGGTACCACGGCGGTTCCTCGCCCGGCTACGTCGCGGCGGCGGGCGCCACCGACGACGGTCGGCGCGCGGTCGCCACCGCCGTGACCACCTGGCGCCCCGGCTCCGCCCAGCAACGCCGCCAGGACGAGGCGACGTCGCGCCTGGTGGACCACGCGCTGTGTGACGCCCGCTAGACCGGCGCGCGGCCGGCACCCGTGCCACGGGTCCGGCCGCGCGCCGGCCCGGGGCCGGGGCCGGCCCGCATCGCCCGGGGCCGGCCCGCGCGGCGCGGCGTCAGCCCCGGGTCGTCGGCAGCGCCCGGTCCAGGAAGTCCCGGATGTGGTCGACGGCGGTCGGCAGGTGACTCTCCAGCAGGAAGTGGCCGGCGCCGGGCACCACGTGGATCTCGGCGTCCGGGAGGTCCCGCGCGAAGGCGCGCGCGCCGTCCGGGCCGAAGATGAGGTCCCCCGCTCCCCAGATGGCCAGCAGCGGGACGCGGCTGTCCCGGAAGTAGGCGTGCAGCCGCGGGTAGAGCGGCCGGTTGGTGGCGTAGTCGCGGAACAGGGCGAGTTGGACCAGGTCGTTGCCGGGGCGGCTGACGTCGCGGTGGTCGGCTGTCCAGGTGTCCGGGTCGACGCGTTCGGGGTGGTCGACGCCGTGCAGGTACTGCCAGCGGATGGCATCCAGGTCGAGGGCGGTACGGACCGCCGCCTCCGTCTTCGGCCCCGGGTCCTCGGCGTACGCCCACAGGGGCGCCCAGAACTCGGGGACGAAGCCGTCCTCGTGGGCATTGCCGCTCTGGGAGATCACCGCGGTGATCGCCGCCGGGTCGCGCAGCGCGAGCCGCCAGGCGATGGGGGCGCCGTAGTCCTGCACGTACACCGCGTACCGGGAGACGCCCAGCTCGGTCAGGAGCGCTTCGGTGATGTCGGTGAGCGCGTCGAAGGTGTACGGGAAGGCGTCGGCGGGCGGGGCGTCGGAGTGGCCGAAGCCGAGGTGGTCGGGGGCGATGACGCGGTACCGGTCGGCGAGCAGCGGGATCAGCCGGCGGAACATGCGCGAGCTGGTGGGGAATCCGTGCAGCAGCACGAGGGCCGGCGCGTCGCGGGGGCCGGCCTCCCGGTAGAAGACGCGGTGCCCGCGCACGGTGGCGTACCGGTGGTGAACGTTCGTCATGACTAACCCTCTTAAGTCGCCGTGGTGGTTACTGGCGCTTTCAGTTGACCCGATGCGAGGTAACCTGTCAAGCGAATGAAGAGGGTTAGGTGGCGAGGTGGTCGGAGATGATCGACGAGGCGGCGCTGCTCGCGGCGCTCAACAGCACGCCCGTGCTGGAGGGCAAGCCGAGGGACCTGTGGGCGGATGACGCCGCGCTACGGCAGTGGGCGCACGAGCACGGCGGCCGGGGTGACGCGCGAGCGCTCGACTGGCTGCGGGCGGCGCGGGACGCGCTCCAGACCGCCACCCGCGACGCGGTGCCCGAGCCCGAGCTGCGGCGGCTGCTCGCCGAGGTCAGTCAACTCCCCGAGGTCGACGGGGCGGAGCTGCGCTGGCGCCTCGCGGCGCCGCCCGAGCGGCTGCTCGCGGTGGAGTTGGTGCTCGCCTGGTACGACGTCCAACAGCGCCGACCCGGCCGGCTGCGCCCGTGCGGCAACGAGGAGTGTCGCCTCTTCCTCCTCGACCACAGCCGCGCCAACACCGCCCGCTGGTGCTCGATGAAGACCTGCGGCAACCGCCTCAAGGCCCGCCGCCACCAGGAGCGCGCCCGCCAGAACCCCACGCCCTGACGGGCGCGCGCTCCCGGCCGGGCGCGCCGGCTACCCGGCCGGCGTCCCGCGCAGCCGGCGCCACACCGCGGGCGCCACGGTCACCACGAGCGCCAGCCCGACCGCCGCGGCCACGCCCTCCCACGGCTCGGCGAACAGCGACCCGCCCAGCAGGCCGATCAACTGGTACGTAACTGCCCAGGCCAGCGCCGCGGGGGCCGCGCCGCGTGCGAACTGGCGCATCGGCACGTGGGAGAGCAGGCAGGCGAGCATCACCGGAATCCGCCCCGCCGGCAGCAGCCGGGACAGCACGAGGACGGCGACGCCGTGCTCGTCCAGCCTGGCGCGCGCCTGCTCAAGCCGCTCCGGAGCCGCCCGCTCGCGCAGCCGCCCCAGCCACCGCGATCCGTTCCTGGAGCGCACCCCGCGCTGGCCGAGCCAGTACAGCGCCAGGTCGCCGAGGAAGGCGGCCAGCGAGGCGACGGCGAAGACGATCAGCAGCGCCAACGGCGAGGTCTGGTGGATCGCCACCACCGCCGCCGAGCTGACCACCGCCCCCGTGGGCACCACCGGCACCAGCGAACCCAGCACCACGAGCAGGAACAGCGAGGGGTAGCCGACCGCCTGCTGGGTGGACTCGGGCGGTATGGCGCGAGCTAGTTCGGAGATCACCGAGCGGCCTCCAGGCGCACACTCTCGCCGTGCCGCAGCCGGTGCACCACCGACCCCGGCGCCAGGTGGGCCGCGTGCCGCACGAACTCGTCGCCCGGCGCGTGGAACTCGTGCGGCCGGACGGCGTCGAGCCCGATCGGCCAGAACGTGCCGTAGTGCACCGGCACCGCGCTGCGCGCCCCGAGCCGCTCCAGCGCCCGCGCCGCGCGCCGCGCGTCCAGATGGCCCGGGCCCAGGTACGGGCCCCAGCCGCCGACCGGCAGCAGCGCCACGTCACACGGCCCGACCACGGTGGGCATCTCGTCGAAGAGACCGGTGTCGCCGGCGAAGTACGTGGTGGCCGCGCCGCGCAGGACGTAGCCGAGCGCGGGCGCCCGGTGCCGCCCGTACGGCAGCCGTCGCCCGTCGTGCGCGGCGGGCACGGCCCGCACCCGCACCTCGCCGACCGTGACCTCGTCGCCGGGCAGCACCTCGGTGACGCGCAGGGCCCGCGCGCTGGCCACCCGGCGCAGCGCCGGCACGGCCGCGCCCGCGCCGCGCGGCACGATCAGCCGGGTGCCGGGCGCCAGGCGCGCGAGCGAGCCGGGGTGGAGGTGGTCGGCGTGCAGGTGGGAGACGAGCGCGAGGTCGGTGACGAGCGCGCTGTCCGGCGGCACCGGGCCGCGCCGCCGCCGCAGGTGGGCCAGGCGCTGGACGAGCAGCGGATCGGTGAGGACGCGGACTCCGGAGTCCACCACCGTCGCGGTGGCATGTCCCCACCAGGTGATCTCCACCGACACCCGGATCTCCCGTCTCGACGCTCTCGCACGCTGACCGGCGTCAGCCCACCCGAGCGTAGTTCAGGTGCCGGGCCGCCCGTGCGGGGTATCCGGCGCGCGGCCGGTCCCACCCTCCGGGCCCGGCCCGCGCGGCGGGAGCGCGGTCCCGGCCGGGGCGGGCCCGGGTCCGTCAAGGCCGGGTCACGTACGGGTCATGGGGCGGCCACGGGGGAGGCATGGACGGGTGAATTCCGGCCGGGGAGGGCGGGGCGGCGGGCCAACGTTCGCCGCGGGGGCCGTAAGGGGCGCAGAAGCTAAGTTGGCCTTACCTAACTCGGGTCTCGGGGGTTGGCGGAAAGGGGAGGGCATGTCGCCGCGCGCCGTGTCGGGGGTCTTCACCTCGCGGGTCTTCACCAAGGGCGGTGCGCCGGGGGCGTCGGCCACGCCGCGCGCCGGCGGAACCGCGCCGCCGTGGCTGCTCATGCTGCTGTCGTGCGGCGCGCAGTTCCTCGTCGTCCTGGACGCGACCATCGTCTCGGTGGCGCTGCCGCCGGTCGCCACCGCCCTGGGCTTCACCACCTCGTCCGTCGGCTGGGTCGTCAACGCCTACACCCTCGCCTTCGCCGGCTTCCTGCTGCTCGGCGGCCGGCTCGCCGACCTGGTCGGCACCCGCACCGTCTTCCTCACCGGGCTCGGCGTCTTCACCGCCGCCAGCCTCTGGTGCGGCCTGGCCACCGCCCCCTGGCACCTGGTGACCGCCCGCGCCGTGCAGGGCCTGGGCGGCGCGCTGCTCATGCCC includes these proteins:
- a CDS encoding serine hydrolase domain-containing protein, with the translated sequence MAVGGTLPAPAAADRGSRDVVHQGLERLVREDRYPAALAATTRPDGRVRDYAVGVADLRTGARAPLDGRVRVGSNTKAFTATVVLQLVGEGKVSLDAPVERYLPRLVRGDGIDGRRITVRHILQHTSGLPDYVPYIEDLTGKGRHTYVQPRTTLDLGLAHKALFAPGKGWSYSNTNYTLAGLIIEKVTGRPLAEQITRRVIDRVGLRDTYFPGVGDERIRGAHPRGYFAERPGAPLDDITRMDPSWGWAAGQLISTPSDLNRFYAALFGGELLAPTQLAQMRTTVATPDGALWPGARYGLGVISTPLSCGGLAWGHGGNIPGYQTSGGRTDDGRAVSIAVTADTPTVADGPHHVLALVDAALCR
- a CDS encoding serine hydrolase domain-containing protein encodes the protein MGSTTGERGRGGWASRRARLGVGLGVVVAVAAGAVATATGTASGRSEVDRRELRRDTNAVHVAGGTGVLAEVRTSDGRAAARAGDGNVATRRPVPWRAYYRVGGVGRPFAAVVALQLVGEGRLRLADPVERVLPGVVSGHGNDGTRITVADLLRHTSGLTDYADQLPGARELTPRAFQTRRLTAYEPAELVRLAMARGPRWQPDPSAPVATKRWGYSRTNDLLVDMVIEKVTGRPVAREIHDRVIARLGLRHTFTAGASAHLPRPAATGYTRFPDTDQLTDTSVFVPLPDTSVVSTTGDVAEFFRALFDGRLLGEAELARLRETTAARDGRVGGSGVRFGLGVYWRPVAGCDAGVWYHGGSSPGYVAAAGATDDGRRAVATAVTTWRPGSAQQRRQDEATSRLVDHALCDAR
- a CDS encoding alpha/beta hydrolase, with protein sequence MTNVHHRYATVRGHRVFYREAGPRDAPALVLLHGFPTSSRMFRRLIPLLADRYRVIAPDHLGFGHSDAPPADAFPYTFDALTDITEALLTELGVSRYAVYVQDYGAPIAWRLALRDPAAITAVISQSGNAHEDGFVPEFWAPLWAYAEDPGPKTEAAVRTALDLDAIRWQYLHGVDHPERVDPDTWTADHRDVSRPGNDLVQLALFRDYATNRPLYPRLHAYFRDSRVPLLAIWGAGDLIFGPDGARAFARDLPDAEIHVVPGAGHFLLESHLPTAVDHIRDFLDRALPTTRG
- a CDS encoding CGNR zinc finger domain-containing protein; the encoded protein is MIDEAALLAALNSTPVLEGKPRDLWADDAALRQWAHEHGGRGDARALDWLRAARDALQTATRDAVPEPELRRLLAEVSQLPEVDGAELRWRLAAPPERLLAVELVLAWYDVQQRRPGRLRPCGNEECRLFLLDHSRANTARWCSMKTCGNRLKARRHQERARQNPTP
- a CDS encoding VTT domain-containing protein is translated as MISELARAIPPESTQQAVGYPSLFLLVVLGSLVPVVPTGAVVSSAAVVAIHQTSPLALLIVFAVASLAAFLGDLALYWLGQRGVRSRNGSRWLGRLRERAAPERLEQARARLDEHGVAVLVLSRLLPAGRIPVMLACLLSHVPMRQFARGAAPAALAWAVTYQLIGLLGGSLFAEPWEGVAAAVGLALVVTVAPAVWRRLRGTPAG
- a CDS encoding MBL fold metallo-hydrolase; this translates as MSVEITWWGHATATVVDSGVRVLTDPLLVQRLAHLRRRRGPVPPDSALVTDLALVSHLHADHLHPGSLARLAPGTRLIVPRGAGAAVPALRRVASARALRVTEVLPGDEVTVGEVRVRAVPAAHDGRRLPYGRHRAPALGYVLRGAATTYFAGDTGLFDEMPTVVGPCDVALLPVGGWGPYLGPGHLDARRAARALERLGARSAVPVHYGTFWPIGLDAVRPHEFHAPGDEFVRHAAHLAPGSVVHRLRHGESVRLEAAR